From Nostoc sp. CENA543, a single genomic window includes:
- a CDS encoding GNAT family N-acetyltransferase, whose product MLEPEEQFINLIFTEIPDLRETRWRMFDEPPKEVPYTVVAYGLYRQDKTLLGICYWSGDYFQHKGEGWYLADINVPEHFRENGYGTELLKRSCEKMWSEKKEIIVLARSGATKKRTFEWFKKRGFEGNFDSVYMWQYPPN is encoded by the coding sequence ATGCTAGAGCCGGAAGAACAGTTTATAAACTTAATTTTTACAGAAATCCCAGATTTAAGAGAAACTCGTTGGCGTATGTTTGACGAGCCACCAAAAGAAGTACCTTATACTGTAGTTGCTTATGGTTTATATAGGCAAGATAAAACCTTACTCGGTATTTGTTATTGGAGTGGAGATTATTTTCAGCATAAGGGAGAAGGATGGTATTTAGCTGATATTAATGTGCCTGAGCATTTTAGAGAAAATGGCTACGGAACTGAGCTATTAAAGCGTAGTTGTGAAAAAATGTGGAGCGAAAAAAAAGAAATAATTGTACTAGCTAGATCTGGAGCTACAAAGAAGAGAACTTTTGAATGGTTTAAAAAAAGAGGATTTGAAGGTAACTTTGATTCCGTTTATATGTGGCAATATCCACCTAATTAA
- a CDS encoding GUN4 domain-containing protein: protein MMNRSQRRKLEREKRRQSKQQSRQHVSNILRDSNNSGNSDTICHIAMTKYLVESVEVMGSRVQSIHLMVCHHPDFANQGFCQIKTEDNVITFWSEQPFSKSGSLLTNNREWSGIFRLQIINGVISQCYRKFSMKNIQQQNSSAFPEEAVDIFQIEDIICTRVGVDLPPEEIDLQTPLMNFPIGKSTQLQNKTYSHTLQNDDSNNVEVFTRPEPNYQKLVELYPSKGVDALNLAISDWLQQNTLDTKVDIYHHINNLNQIAMTVYEMASKQSQNLASHDPKLCTFTLKVPFEPIDYYSYPPVQNNLPLAQEGMSLINTGFFDKPITDLINSEGDAVSTLRRHAVVIYMGTNNKLEIFDAACAIITLQPLKVVRYVGEQRNSLTSVIEKTFKPLVEKIITFRKTQKGADKFPCLSLLCIVQNKVDGKICEFRRHFTAQSGGQLIIPGFSSGQDDVVHVPTPMDVAGQPRNIPVIRGFKELELEPENRTPTVLLFRQDLGLVTTSNEELKSSVGMEYSKLRDLLAARKWREADTETARVMLVVAKREKVGWLHMEHIDNFPCEDLQTIDQLWVKYSNGRFGFSVQKRIYQRVGGTIKYDKKIWNAFGDKVGWRKEGNWLYYREITFDIKAPEAHLPVAPLTVGVWGLGGMVCVDSSLAWRLVDFNI from the coding sequence ATGATGAATCGAAGTCAACGCCGTAAATTAGAAAGAGAAAAGCGTCGTCAATCAAAACAACAATCCAGGCAACACGTTAGTAATATTTTACGTGATTCAAATAATTCAGGTAATTCAGATACGATATGTCATATTGCGATGACAAAATATTTGGTTGAATCAGTTGAAGTAATGGGTTCAAGAGTTCAATCTATTCATTTAATGGTCTGCCATCATCCAGATTTTGCCAATCAAGGGTTCTGTCAAATCAAAACAGAAGATAATGTGATAACTTTCTGGTCTGAACAACCATTTAGTAAATCAGGTAGCTTGTTAACAAACAATCGTGAATGGTCAGGAATTTTTAGACTTCAAATTATTAATGGAGTTATCTCTCAATGTTATAGAAAATTTTCAATGAAGAATATACAACAGCAAAACTCTTCTGCATTTCCTGAAGAAGCTGTAGATATTTTTCAGATAGAAGATATCATTTGTACTAGAGTCGGTGTAGATTTACCACCAGAAGAGATAGATTTACAAACTCCTTTAATGAATTTTCCCATTGGTAAGTCTACACAACTACAAAACAAAACTTACTCACATACATTACAAAATGATGACTCAAATAATGTGGAAGTTTTTACTAGACCAGAGCCAAACTATCAAAAGCTAGTAGAATTATATCCATCTAAAGGAGTTGATGCCTTAAATTTAGCTATTTCGGATTGGTTACAACAGAACACTTTAGATACAAAAGTAGATATTTACCACCATATAAATAATTTAAACCAAATAGCTATGACTGTTTACGAGATGGCATCAAAGCAATCTCAAAATCTTGCATCTCATGATCCTAAATTATGCACTTTTACGCTTAAAGTTCCGTTTGAACCAATTGATTATTATTCATATCCACCTGTGCAAAATAATTTGCCATTAGCCCAAGAAGGGATGTCTCTAATAAATACAGGATTTTTCGATAAACCTATCACTGATTTGATCAATAGTGAAGGAGATGCTGTTAGCACATTAAGGCGACACGCTGTTGTTATATATATGGGAACTAATAATAAATTAGAAATATTCGATGCGGCTTGTGCAATTATTACATTGCAACCGTTAAAAGTAGTTAGGTATGTAGGAGAACAACGAAATAGTTTAACTTCCGTAATTGAAAAAACTTTTAAACCTCTTGTTGAAAAAATTATAACTTTTAGAAAAACCCAGAAAGGAGCAGATAAGTTTCCTTGTTTGTCTTTACTGTGCATAGTACAAAATAAAGTAGATGGAAAAATATGTGAGTTCAGAAGACATTTTACTGCTCAATCTGGAGGGCAACTTATCATACCTGGTTTTAGTAGTGGTCAAGACGATGTAGTTCATGTGCCTACTCCAATGGATGTTGCTGGTCAACCTCGAAATATTCCAGTGATTAGAGGTTTTAAGGAATTGGAGTTAGAACCGGAAAATCGGACTCCAACAGTGTTACTGTTTCGGCAAGATTTGGGTTTGGTAACAACATCTAATGAGGAACTAAAATCATCTGTGGGGATGGAATACAGCAAACTACGTGATTTACTAGCTGCTAGGAAGTGGAGAGAAGCAGATACGGAAACAGCACGGGTGATGTTAGTGGTTGCGAAACGGGAAAAGGTAGGTTGGTTACATATGGAACACATTGATAATTTTCCGTGTGAAGACCTTCAGACCATTGACCAATTGTGGGTAAAGTACAGCAATGGGCGATTTGGTTTTTCTGTTCAAAAACGCATTTATCAACGTGTTGGCGGAACTATAAAGTACGACAAAAAAATTTGGAATGCCTTTGGAGACAAGGTGGGATGGAGGAAAGAGGGAAATTGGTTGTATTACAGAGAGATTACTTTTGATATAAAAGCACCAGAAGCACACCTCCCAGTAGCACCCCTGACTGTGGGCGTATGGGGATTGGGTGGAATGGTTTGTGTTGATTCTTCTCTGGCATGGAGACTTGTAGACTTTAATATATAA
- a CDS encoding ATP-binding protein → MKDIKPSELNQRRYSLPLRLNLLMMASVVGAVICVVVGHLGDGIAKKEICFYPKSARIHDAPLEAEGETERLLLGNKYCRYEQRSQIPAPYLKANQYRTSNPNYNEWAFLQHESLYVFRELPADNPFKIHFGIGAMVLGGIGLLLTSKAKDYLSDIRPHYRATKQFEGVRASYSVKLGEQLLDLSGNELLKYLRGIKIAEARQQFIASITPQQQIALLMAMSAEDYYDFGHLLDGGASFSKFEPQQQPTAQLPHGTPGTVDEQAQQPVIPPNSNTAWVQNLIKQTALIWGNQGGGKSWLARYVVKQKKQAGYRVIVLDPDSNKAEWRGVESYHSWSDIEQQIRDYVEELEQRLKTFNNSSLSEEQWRQKLWAEGKATALICEEATTYGDFIKDAELLEKFGKLALTKSRKQEMPLTVVAHNNTQTCLFGIKGLHNLVSKMLQVECLAQVDPVTLQPKSTGLAKVKLDSSNEWILVELPTMTAKISDFSDTVSAAQANPNPPIDKATLERIYELEFNLDTKAEISPTPSLTPLAQSLLQYLQRTGRKKAIIQEIQPNFKVKGQRFSSEELKRLFNELVEASLSVWLDANTIEIPLQQTDGQNGQK, encoded by the coding sequence ATGAAAGACATAAAACCATCAGAACTTAACCAGCGTCGTTATAGTCTGCCACTACGTCTAAATCTCCTAATGATGGCATCGGTAGTAGGCGCGGTGATTTGTGTTGTGGTAGGGCATTTAGGGGACGGGATAGCCAAGAAAGAAATATGTTTTTACCCAAAATCAGCCAGGATACACGATGCACCACTAGAAGCAGAGGGAGAAACAGAACGTTTACTTCTGGGTAATAAGTATTGTAGGTACGAACAGCGATCGCAAATCCCAGCACCCTATCTGAAGGCTAATCAGTACCGCACCAGCAACCCCAACTATAACGAGTGGGCATTTCTCCAGCATGAAAGCTTATATGTATTCCGAGAACTACCAGCTGATAATCCGTTTAAAATTCACTTTGGGATAGGGGCGATGGTGTTGGGGGGAATCGGTCTGTTGTTAACTTCTAAAGCCAAAGACTATCTCAGCGACATTAGACCCCACTACCGTGCTACTAAACAATTTGAAGGTGTGAGAGCGTCTTACAGTGTAAAACTTGGTGAGCAACTGTTAGACCTATCTGGTAACGAACTGCTCAAATACTTGCGTGGTATCAAAATTGCTGAGGCTAGACAGCAGTTTATAGCAAGTATTACCCCACAGCAGCAGATAGCCCTACTCATGGCGATGTCGGCAGAGGATTATTATGACTTTGGTCACTTACTTGATGGTGGCGCAAGTTTTTCTAAGTTTGAACCACAGCAACAGCCTACCGCACAGCTACCACATGGCACACCTGGAACTGTGGATGAACAAGCGCAGCAGCCAGTTATCCCACCTAACAGCAACACCGCATGGGTGCAAAACCTCATCAAACAAACTGCCTTAATTTGGGGCAACCAGGGGGGCGGGAAGTCTTGGCTGGCTCGTTACGTCGTCAAACAGAAAAAACAGGCTGGCTACCGAGTTATTGTCCTTGACCCTGACAGTAATAAAGCAGAATGGCGGGGGGTTGAAAGTTATCACTCTTGGTCAGATATTGAACAACAAATCCGCGATTATGTTGAGGAATTGGAACAACGGTTAAAAACCTTTAATAATTCATCTTTAAGTGAGGAGCAATGGCGGCAGAAACTTTGGGCAGAGGGCAAAGCAACAGCCCTAATTTGTGAGGAAGCAACCACCTATGGCGACTTTATTAAAGATGCAGAATTATTGGAGAAATTCGGTAAGTTGGCACTGACCAAGAGCCGCAAGCAAGAAATGCCTTTAACTGTGGTTGCTCACAACAATACCCAGACTTGTTTATTTGGCATTAAAGGTTTACATAATCTGGTTTCTAAAATGCTGCAAGTTGAATGTTTGGCACAGGTAGATCCAGTAACATTACAGCCCAAATCTACGGGTCTAGCCAAGGTAAAACTCGATAGTTCTAACGAATGGATATTAGTTGAACTGCCCACAATGACTGCAAAAATCTCTGATTTTAGTGACACTGTATCAGCAGCACAAGCTAACCCAAATCCCCCCATTGATAAAGCCACTTTAGAACGGATTTATGAACTGGAATTTAATCTTGATACCAAGGCAGAAATAAGCCCTACCCCATCCCTAACACCACTAGCCCAATCACTGCTGCAATACCTCCAGCGCACCGGAAGAAAGAAGGCAATCATACAGGAAATACAGCCCAACTTTAAGGTAAAAGGTCAACGGTTCAGTTCCGAGGAGTTGAAGCGACTGTTTAATGAATTGGTAGAGGCGAGTCTGTCCGTCTGGCTAGATGCCAATACTATCGAAATTCCCCTTCAACAGACAGACGGGCAGAATGGACAGAAGTAG
- a CDS encoding ParM/StbA family protein, with amino-acid sequence MTTTYTNDKNWLVQANLLAKSGLNALIAGKDPGAGYGKATYGDFCIMMPAAYSVVRNRNIRHHETISKDGCWVRYVEGSRKDLKDTQFFWGSAAIAKLDHSLLHEDKSKKAELALESILADLAVLNVPDGMKLSISLSNHNPERWGGEIKRRVQGTHTFQHKHPVNREIITKTVEIVVTGIYPEGFGSIAHCLFGEPTLALEESEIAIALDIGSSTWLITVFNGNGAVIDRHLIEGGCGELHSMIAEALDKRNDKVSLLSKDVKHSPSLVNKGILEGTLTYGGNHLTGKNFEAEYRQCLDDWWATRIEKFANFVTSGNYLDRAKYLIAWGGGVSLPVVDQNLAGLGFVVLPNPQFINAFGLKLLTENSIGV; translated from the coding sequence ATGACAACCACATACACCAATGACAAAAATTGGCTTGTTCAAGCTAACTTGCTTGCCAAATCTGGGTTAAATGCCCTGATTGCAGGTAAAGACCCTGGTGCTGGGTATGGCAAGGCAACCTATGGTGATTTTTGTATCATGATGCCAGCCGCCTACTCAGTAGTTCGCAACCGGAACATTCGTCATCACGAAACCATTTCTAAAGATGGGTGCTGGGTTCGTTATGTCGAAGGTTCACGCAAAGACTTAAAAGACACTCAATTTTTCTGGGGTAGTGCAGCGATCGCAAAACTTGACCACAGCTTATTGCACGAAGACAAATCTAAAAAAGCAGAACTGGCACTAGAAAGCATCCTTGCAGATTTGGCAGTTCTGAATGTCCCAGATGGTATGAAACTTTCAATTAGCTTGAGTAACCACAACCCAGAACGCTGGGGAGGAGAAATCAAGCGCAGAGTGCAAGGTACTCACACCTTCCAACACAAACACCCCGTAAATCGAGAAATTATCACCAAAACTGTTGAAATCGTAGTTACAGGCATTTATCCCGAAGGGTTTGGAAGCATCGCCCATTGCTTATTCGGTGAACCAACTCTAGCCCTAGAAGAATCAGAAATTGCCATCGCCCTTGATATCGGTTCATCAACTTGGCTAATTACCGTATTTAACGGCAATGGTGCAGTCATAGACCGCCATCTAATTGAAGGTGGATGCGGTGAACTGCACTCAATGATTGCAGAAGCATTAGACAAGAGAAACGACAAAGTAAGTCTGCTATCCAAAGATGTCAAACATTCACCTTCTTTAGTGAACAAAGGAATTTTGGAAGGAACTTTAACTTACGGAGGAAATCACCTCACAGGCAAGAATTTTGAGGCTGAATATAGGCAATGTCTTGATGATTGGTGGGCTACAAGAATTGAGAAATTCGCCAATTTCGTTACCTCTGGTAATTACCTGGATAGAGCTAAATACCTTATTGCTTGGGGTGGTGGTGTTTCACTGCCAGTGGTGGATCAAAATCTCGCTGGTTTAGGCTTTGTAGTCTTACCAAATCCCCAATTCATCAATGCGTTTGGACTGAAGTTATTAACAGAAAACTCAATAGGAGTGTAA
- a CDS encoding VapE domain-containing protein: protein MSLQVLNDSATKNKPVEVSKTNPCPHCGKPDWCYSIGELTVCNRDAEPATGWERTSKTDRNGKPYYALATAKKSPRPQGKEEYVYTDIAGNPLIKVTIIRPGKTKDKDVFQEYWDGTRWTKAKDFSPEQKRSHQQQITIYRYAEIREAIASGKTIFIVEGERLADSLWARDIAATTNIGGAGKYRSYGNYQSALEGANLVLCPDRDEPGLKHMEDINEDFPDAKWLYAPPSDFYWTHLPKHGGLDIQDWIDDGATAEDILQAIEDRRIVVDALNETLELVAERDRPAQSKYKQKLNAIRAVWGERLRWNTLKKQVELDGKRLPLDRIDLQVAIDIDIDISKEQAKGIVLKLAQANSYSPVVEYLESVEGRYPNVDVSLLDKLAERYFGTTDPLHAALMKRTLIAAVARAFEPGCKHDEITILQGKQKSLKSTFWEVLAGEEFFTDDLNGTEKDEVLKISQYWILEYAEFENAYKKKDVSQLKAFLSRKKDSMRRPYGTDIEDFPRPSILVGTTNLDEFLYDPTGERRFWVIKVLFKKIPIHLLEQERDLIWATAVAAYRNGEQWRLTEQEDEWLDAANKQYQSTDTWEEAVMAWAELHKEVSVGEILSDVLKIELAKQSKAEQNRVAAILRSHGWTRGDRKRVKGRLIRPWLRPQQEVEQEVERGVEQEVEQPQTLVKHDFQPECSTCSTNSPQTLPNFESNNKTAPSTLLEVTPQEIEPLEKNQKSLEEQGVEQLVDEPQTQSPQVIEECSTSRSTPCSTSLFVDEKQALVVNVGLMRDCIADQSWEMINSFLEEWTDEFKAAVWQELTPEERKAVKQLKRGNTHE from the coding sequence ATGTCGTTACAAGTATTGAATGACTCAGCTACCAAAAATAAACCAGTAGAAGTTAGCAAAACTAACCCCTGTCCCCACTGTGGAAAACCAGACTGGTGCTACTCCATCGGTGAACTAACAGTCTGCAACCGAGATGCTGAACCCGCTACTGGCTGGGAGAGAACATCTAAAACCGACCGCAACGGCAAACCATACTACGCACTAGCCACAGCCAAAAAATCACCACGTCCCCAAGGCAAGGAAGAATACGTTTACACCGACATAGCCGGTAATCCCTTAATTAAGGTCACAATCATTCGCCCAGGTAAGACCAAAGATAAGGATGTCTTTCAGGAATATTGGGACGGAACACGTTGGACGAAAGCCAAAGACTTTTCACCAGAACAAAAACGCTCCCACCAGCAACAAATTACCATCTATCGTTACGCCGAAATCAGGGAAGCGATCGCGTCAGGTAAAACCATCTTCATAGTCGAAGGTGAACGCCTAGCTGATAGCCTTTGGGCAAGAGACATAGCAGCCACTACCAACATCGGCGGTGCTGGCAAGTATCGCTCCTACGGCAACTACCAAAGTGCTTTAGAAGGTGCTAACCTAGTTCTTTGTCCCGACCGTGACGAGCCAGGGCTAAAGCACATGGAAGATATTAATGAAGACTTCCCAGATGCCAAGTGGTTGTATGCCCCACCCAGCGATTTTTACTGGACACACTTACCCAAACATGGCGGATTGGATATTCAAGACTGGATAGACGACGGAGCAACAGCCGAAGACATCCTGCAAGCCATCGAGGATAGACGCATTGTAGTAGATGCGCTCAACGAAACCCTAGAACTCGTTGCCGAGAGGGATAGACCAGCCCAAAGTAAGTATAAACAAAAATTGAATGCCATTCGTGCCGTGTGGGGAGAACGCCTACGCTGGAATACCCTCAAAAAACAAGTAGAACTCGACGGTAAACGATTACCACTTGACCGCATTGATTTACAAGTGGCAATTGATATTGACATTGACATCAGTAAAGAACAAGCCAAAGGCATTGTTTTAAAACTGGCTCAAGCCAACTCTTACAGCCCAGTAGTGGAGTATTTAGAATCAGTCGAAGGGCGTTACCCCAATGTAGATGTCAGTTTGTTAGATAAATTAGCCGAACGTTATTTTGGCACTACTGACCCACTACACGCCGCACTGATGAAGCGCACTTTAATCGCCGCCGTCGCCAGGGCATTTGAGCCGGGGTGTAAACACGATGAAATTACCATCCTCCAAGGTAAGCAGAAATCCCTCAAATCCACATTCTGGGAAGTTTTAGCCGGGGAAGAATTTTTCACCGATGACCTCAACGGCACAGAGAAAGATGAGGTATTAAAAATCAGCCAGTATTGGATTTTAGAATATGCCGAGTTTGAGAACGCCTACAAGAAAAAGGATGTCTCCCAACTCAAAGCGTTTCTGTCCAGAAAGAAAGACTCAATGCGTCGCCCTTATGGGACTGATATTGAGGATTTCCCCCGTCCATCAATCTTAGTAGGAACTACCAATTTAGATGAATTTCTCTATGACCCCACTGGGGAACGTCGCTTTTGGGTAATTAAGGTTTTATTTAAGAAAATACCCATCCACCTGCTAGAGCAAGAACGAGATTTAATTTGGGCAACGGCTGTAGCTGCCTACCGTAATGGTGAACAATGGCGACTGACTGAACAAGAAGATGAATGGTTAGACGCAGCCAATAAACAATACCAAAGCACCGACACATGGGAAGAGGCGGTAATGGCTTGGGCTGAGTTACACAAGGAAGTATCTGTAGGGGAAATCCTCAGCGATGTCCTCAAGATTGAGTTAGCCAAGCAGAGTAAAGCCGAACAGAACCGTGTAGCTGCTATTTTACGTTCTCACGGCTGGACAAGGGGCGATCGCAAACGGGTAAAGGGTCGATTAATTCGTCCCTGGCTTCGACCCCAACAGGAAGTGGAACAAGAGGTGGAACGGGGGGTGGAACAGGAGGTGGAACAGCCTCAAACCCTTGTAAAACATGACTTCCAGCCAGAGTGTTCCACCTGTTCCACCAATTCCCCCCAAACTTTGCCAAATTTTGAGAGCAATAATAAAACTGCCCCCTCAACACTGCTAGAAGTAACACCCCAAGAAATAGAACCGCTAGAAAAAAATCAAAAAAGTTTAGAGGAACAGGGGGTGGAACAACTTGTAGATGAGCCGCAAACCCAGTCACCACAAGTAATAGAAGAGTGTTCCACCTCCCGTTCCACCCCCTGTTCCACCTCCCTATTTGTGGATGAAAAACAGGCACTAGTTGTAAATGTAGGACTGATGAGGGACTGCATTGCGGATCAATCGTGGGAAATGATCAACTCATTTTTAGAAGAATGGACTGATGAGTTTAAAGCAGCAGTGTGGCAGGAATTAACCCCAGAAGAACGCAAAGCAGTTAAGCAACTAAAGCGAGGTAACACCCATGAATAA
- a CDS encoding ParM/StbA family protein: MMSPHLEQINKSDFLRYQQGQLWNGIPLPEHEAFVEWQNQIFVVGDFALVFADIDRIKERKYENALYKVLAAIGVILEKHEVSSTKNGKGGKAHVVVHLAFLLPWNEYNDHPRFHAQLQKMLAEFKFRGQSWNVQLSEHFLCRPEGAGLLAIYTKRNGVSGLQHRKVAVLMLGHRNTTLLYFEQGVRKFADSPQLGFSLFLEMVCSRVSGIGRDQLAAAMFLGLYEARMEVYGQQYQKYGLPSCTVHPQWINLKAIQGLAAAKDASLREREIQDIAAAISVATSNYWFRLQQWLQLNLPEWVNDVIVGGGAAAFLEPELETFFNCAPDAGTGNTLVKGKRAPGYKHKDTSKRLSNLVWMDNITRQIQSTFFIGYGDGEQELPFRLVDCFGMMDQLLDRVKEVKGDRSQKKA, translated from the coding sequence ATGATGTCTCCTCATCTGGAGCAAATTAACAAGTCTGATTTTCTACGTTACCAACAAGGTCAACTCTGGAATGGTATTCCTTTACCTGAACATGAGGCTTTTGTTGAATGGCAAAATCAGATTTTTGTGGTTGGTGATTTCGCTTTGGTGTTTGCTGATATCGACCGCATTAAGGAACGTAAGTATGAAAATGCTTTGTATAAGGTTCTGGCTGCTATCGGGGTGATTTTAGAAAAGCATGAGGTCAGTTCTACTAAAAATGGTAAGGGCGGCAAGGCTCATGTTGTTGTACATCTGGCTTTCTTGCTGCCTTGGAATGAGTACAATGACCACCCACGCTTTCACGCGCAATTGCAGAAGATGTTGGCTGAGTTTAAGTTTCGTGGACAATCTTGGAATGTTCAGTTGTCTGAGCATTTTCTCTGCCGTCCTGAAGGGGCTGGTCTGTTAGCTATCTACACTAAACGCAATGGTGTGTCTGGGTTACAACACCGCAAGGTGGCTGTTTTGATGTTGGGCCACCGGAATACGACTCTGCTTTATTTTGAGCAGGGGGTGCGGAAGTTTGCCGATAGTCCGCAGTTGGGTTTTAGTTTGTTTCTGGAGATGGTCTGTTCTCGTGTTTCTGGTATTGGTCGTGACCAGTTGGCTGCGGCTATGTTTCTGGGTTTGTATGAGGCGAGGATGGAGGTTTACGGTCAGCAATACCAAAAATATGGGCTGCCTAGTTGTACTGTGCATCCGCAATGGATTAATTTGAAGGCGATTCAAGGATTAGCTGCTGCTAAGGATGCTTCTTTACGGGAGCGGGAGATACAGGATATTGCTGCTGCTATTTCTGTGGCTACGAGTAATTATTGGTTTCGCCTCCAGCAGTGGTTGCAGTTGAATTTACCTGAGTGGGTGAATGATGTGATTGTTGGTGGTGGGGCGGCGGCTTTTTTAGAACCCGAATTGGAGACTTTCTTTAATTGCGCTCCTGATGCTGGTACTGGTAATACTCTGGTCAAGGGTAAACGCGCTCCTGGTTATAAGCATAAAGATACAAGCAAACGCTTGAGCAATTTGGTGTGGATGGACAATATTACTCGTCAAATTCAATCTACTTTTTTTATTGGTTACGGCGATGGTGAGCAGGAGCTGCCTTTTCGCTTGGTTGATTGTTTTGGCATGATGGATCAGCTGTTGGATAGGGTGAAAGAGGTTAAAGGTGACAGGAGCCAAAAAAAAGCGTAA
- the mobV gene encoding MobV family relaxase, translating to MAYAIARIKKLKRSNLAGSEAHTARERETPNADRSKKNIRFIGSNSSTETLDQLVIDKIGQQQRKIRPDAVYAVEILLTASPEYFRPDCPTKAGYYEADKVRAWLFASQQWLQDNYGSRIVRAELHLDEATPHIHAYFVPLDDNGQLRAKHFFDGRQKMRKFQDSYSAATEHLGLERGIKGSKAQHQDIKDFYSIVNAGIEPNSKLSQSQMQAKAADRDRAQTRKQELERTAKALAQENERLQQRIQELEASKNQWLQQATLLRELALEDVAWQLGLDRDHSQANRWKGHGHIINIDKSKFYDFAPGHQKGGGGAIDLVMHVNDCDFKKAISWLHDRFGESGVMRAAIAKTQQEVIEIAQKQPRPQFTPPAADDNQWLSVQNYLTKKRGLPNYLVSALKESGLLYADERKNVVFGMRTLTGEVMGAFVRGTVGEDNTFMGYAKGTKRSESWFYLRLGGEDSDENDEIQRVILCKSPIDTLSVAALEIEIHDGVPPDRTMYLAVDSPQSLPLEFLRTIQRIGVTFDNDELGNEAAHAVKELLPQAQIVMPDEFDWNQQLLATLERERLEQKPRSRGLRR from the coding sequence ATGGCTTACGCAATTGCTCGAATCAAAAAACTCAAGCGCAGCAATTTAGCAGGCAGTGAAGCGCACACAGCTCGTGAACGAGAGACACCCAACGCTGACCGCAGCAAAAAAAATATCAGATTTATTGGTAGCAACTCATCAACAGAGACATTAGATCAGCTGGTAATCGACAAGATAGGACAACAGCAACGGAAGATTCGCCCTGATGCAGTGTATGCCGTGGAGATTTTACTCACCGCCAGCCCGGAGTATTTTAGACCAGACTGCCCAACGAAAGCAGGATATTACGAAGCTGACAAAGTACGTGCATGGTTATTTGCATCTCAGCAGTGGCTACAGGATAATTACGGCTCACGCATTGTCAGAGCCGAACTGCACTTAGATGAAGCCACACCCCATATTCATGCTTACTTTGTCCCCTTAGATGACAATGGACAACTCAGAGCCAAACACTTCTTCGACGGTCGGCAGAAAATGAGAAAGTTCCAAGATTCCTACTCCGCCGCTACAGAACATCTAGGGTTAGAACGTGGGATTAAAGGCAGTAAAGCCCAACACCAGGACATAAAAGACTTTTACAGCATAGTCAACGCCGGTATAGAACCCAACAGCAAACTCAGCCAGTCCCAAATGCAAGCCAAAGCCGCCGACCGGGATAGAGCGCAAACCAGGAAACAGGAACTAGAACGCACAGCCAAAGCCTTGGCACAAGAGAATGAACGGTTACAACAGCGAATTCAGGAATTAGAAGCCTCAAAAAATCAGTGGTTACAGCAAGCAACCTTACTGCGTGAATTGGCATTAGAAGATGTGGCATGGCAGTTAGGATTAGACCGCGACCACAGTCAAGCGAATAGATGGAAGGGTCACGGTCACATCATTAATATAGATAAGTCAAAATTCTACGACTTTGCCCCTGGTCATCAAAAAGGTGGCGGCGGTGCAATTGATTTGGTAATGCACGTCAATGACTGCGATTTCAAAAAAGCGATCTCCTGGTTACATGACCGATTTGGAGAATCGGGGGTAATGAGGGCAGCCATAGCCAAAACTCAGCAGGAAGTAATTGAGATTGCCCAAAAACAACCAAGACCCCAATTTACACCCCCAGCAGCAGATGATAATCAATGGCTCTCAGTACAAAACTACTTAACTAAAAAAAGAGGACTGCCTAATTATTTGGTGTCAGCCCTGAAAGAATCAGGATTACTGTATGCCGACGAGCGAAAAAATGTTGTGTTTGGGATGCGTACTCTAACTGGGGAAGTCATGGGTGCATTTGTGCGTGGCACAGTGGGAGAAGATAACACCTTCATGGGTTATGCCAAAGGGACAAAACGGTCTGAAAGCTGGTTTTATCTCCGGCTGGGTGGAGAAGATAGTGATGAAAACGATGAAATTCAGAGAGTGATTTTGTGTAAATCTCCCATTGATACCCTGTCAGTGGCGGCACTGGAGATAGAGATACATGACGGAGTACCTCCAGACAGAACCATGTATTTGGCAGTGGATAGCCCCCAGTCCTTACCGTTAGAGTTTCTCCGAACAATCCAGCGAATTGGAGTGACCTTTGATAATGATGAGTTGGGGAATGAAGCGGCTCATGCTGTCAAGGAGTTGCTGCCACAGGCGCAAATAGTTATGCCTGACGAATTTGATTGGAATCAGCAGCTTTTGGCAACACTGGAACGGGAGAGATTGGAACAAAAACCACGGTCAAGGGGGTTAAGGCGTTGA